Genomic segment of Paenibacillus sp. FSL R5-0912:
CGCTGAACCCGGAAGTCGTGCGCTGGGGTGATAAATTCTACCATCAGCGGATCCATGACACCTGGTGGATGACGGAGACAGGAGCGCAGCTGATCTGCAATTATCCGGGGATGGATATCAAGCCTGGCTCCATGGGGCGGCCGCTGCCCGGAATTGAAGCTGCGATCCTGGATGATCACGGCAACATTCTGCCGCCGTATTCCATGGGCAATTTGGCGATCCGGACACCCTGGCCGTCGATGATGGGTAAGGTATGGAACAATCAGGCCAAATATGATGAATACTTCCGGATTGCCGGATGGTATATTTCCGGGGATTCGGCTTATATGGATGAAGACGGTTACTTCTGGTTCCAGGGCAGGATTGATGATGTAATCAATTCTTCCGGAGAGCGGATCGGTCCGTTCGAGGTGGAGAGCAAACTGGTTGAACACCCGGCGGTGGCTGAGGCTGGAGTGATCGGCAAGCCGGATGTGATGCGCGGAGAGATTATCAAAGCGTTCATCTCACTGCGGGATGGCTACGCCCCGACTGCAGAGCTGAAGGACGAGATTGCTGCTTTTGTCAAAGCGGGCCTGTCTGCCCATGCTGCGCCGCGCGAGATTGAATTCAAGGAGAAGCTTCCGAAGACCCGCTCCGGCAAAATTATGCGCCGTGTCCTGAAGGCCTGGGAGCTGCATCTTCCGGCAGGCGATTTATCTACGATTGAGGATTGAAGACTCTATCAGCCAGCCTATAGAAAAGACCGTTCCCTCGGATACAGGGAACGGTCTTTTGCATTTCATTCAGAGCGCCATCCACAGACTGTAGCTTATGGCGTGGTTGCACCGGTATTGCCGCCAGATTCGTTGCTGCTGCCAGACGGTGTTGCTTCATTGCCGCCTGGCGGCTGGACAATGATTATACCCGGATCCTCGCTGCTTTCCGGAATGATTCCCGGATCAGGCGTTGGCTCCGTGCCGCCAGAGCCCGGTACTTCCTCTGGAGGCAGCGTCGGCTCTGGTGTAGGCTGAGTCCCGGCTACACTGCCGGAGGCTGTCTCATGCCCTGCAACGTCTACAGCAGCCACATAGAAGGTGGCATTGGCGCTGGCAGGCGTTCCGGGCTTGAAGACGGTACTCTCACCTGCTGAGAGTACAGCCTGCTTTTGGAAGGAGCCGCCGTTCAGTGAACGGTATAACCGGTAGCCTACAACATCGGATGATCCGCTTGGAGTGAAGGTAACTACTGCTTTGCCGGTACTGTAGGAGACCATCACTTCACCCGGAGCACTAGGCGCGCTGCCGTCATCCACCCGGGGGTCCACCTCAGTCGGGAAGTCAGTCTTGGCATCTTCCGGCATGTAATACGACAGAGATTCATGTTCTTTCATGGCCGGGAAGGCCGCAAGCAGTTCTTTGACCAAGTTCTGAATCGGCTTCTCCCGCTTGACGACAATCTTCTCTTTCAGGAAATCCTCGGGTGTTCCTTCCAACGGAAGGTAATTCACCCCGTTGTAGGTGATATATTTGGCTTTGGAGATTCCGTCATCACTTTCTGTGGGTACGAACTTGGTGTTGAACAGGTCCGTGGTGAATTTATCTGTCAGCTCCGACGGTTTCTTGCCGCTGTAAGCGGAGACCGTCGCTTTGACAATACCCTCCGGCTTCGGAAATTCCTTCGTCACGAACAGCTCCGGACGTTTGTCGATCACGGTATTCATAACCTTGGTCCACAAAGTCTGCGCTTGCCGTTTCTGCGTATCTCCCTGCAGGGTGTTAATCTGTTCTTTGTATCCAACCCACATGCCCAGGGTAACATCCGGGGTATAACCCATGAACCAGACATCCCCGTAGTTCTGCGTAGAACCGGTTTTGCCGACAATCGGAACTTTTTTGAAGTGCTCATATTTAGTTTTGACTGTACTTGCCGTACCGTCGGTTATTACTGTGCGCAGCATATCCGTCATCAGATAAGCGGTCTGCTCGGAGAAGACCTGCTCAGGATTCACTTTGTGCTGATAGATAATCTTGCCTTGTGCGTCTACAATCTTCTCAATCATATAAGCATCATTGAATGCGCCTTGATTGCCGATTGAGGAATAGGCATTCGTTAATTCTTCAACGGAAACCCCGTAACGCAGTCCGCCGATTACTCCGGTCTGTGCATTATAATCATCGTCCTGAATCGTAGTAATCCCGAGCTTCTTGGAGAAGGCCCAGGCTTTCTCGATCCCCACCTTGTCATTGAACAGCTTGAGGGCCGGAAGGTTCAGGGATTTGTTCAAGGCATAACGGGCGGTAACCAGACCCTGATAGCGGTTGTTGGCATTCTTCGGAATGTGGAAGCCTTTGCCGCCGTCCTTCATAATAATCGGGGCATCGTCCAGGATGCCTGCAGGCTGGATTAATCCGGCATCCAGTGCAGGCAGATACGCGGCAATCGGCTTCATGGTGGAACCGGGCTGGCGGATCATCTGGGTAGCATAATTCATTTGCTCGATGTTGAAGTCACGTCCTTCAATCATCCCGAGAATCGCGCCGGTCTTGTTGTTAATCATGATGCCGGCCGTCTGTTCCTTACCTCTGGCCTTGCTGTCCTTCGTGAAGTTATCGCTGTCTTCCGAGATGCTGTGCATCGCGCTGTACACTTTCTTATCAATGGTAGTGTATACACGGTAGCCCCCGGTCATCAGCTGCTGGCGGGCTTCCTCGAGAAGCTGCGTGTTGTCGGTGGGGGTGGCAGCAGCAGAATCCGAACCAGCACTTGCGTTGTCTTCGTTCAGCGTCAGCATAATTTCAGCCGCTTTGCGCTCTGTTTCCATCATCAGATAAGGGAAGGTAGCATAAGCCTTCTTCGTATGCGGAGCAAGCGAGCCCTTGACATCAAAGAGCAGGGCTTCATCATACTGGGATGTAGTAATCTTGTTCTCCTCCAGCATCCGCCGCAGCACCAGGCGCTGGCGCTCCATGGCCCGGCCAAAGGCAGTCTCATTGAATTCGCCTACGCCGCTAAAGGCGGAGTATTTGGATGGGAGCTGGGGCAGGCCGGCCAGATAAGCCGCTTGTGCTACATTCAGCTTTTCCAGATCATCGAGACCGAAGATGCCTTTGGCGGCAGCCTTGATGCCGAATACATTATAGCCATTCGATCCGTTCCCGAAAGGAACCTTATTTAAGTATGCCGTTAAAATTTCCTGCTTGGACAGAAAACGTTCCAGCCGAAGCGACAGCAGGATCTCCTTCACCTTGCGGTCTTCTGTCCGGTCCAGATTCAGGAACACGCGGCGAGCCAACTGCTGGGTCAGCGTACTGCCCCCGGTCTGAACGGATTCGTTCAGCAGCCTCTGCTTGACTGCACGCAGGGTGCCATTGAAATCCACCCCTTTATGATTGTAGAAATTATTGTCCTCTATAGCGAGAACGGCATCAATCACAAGCTGTGGAATATCGTTGAATTCAATAAGTCTGCGGTCTTCTTCCGTCCGGAGCTGGCCGATCGGCTGCCCGTCACTGAAATAGGCAAAGCCGGTAATAGCGTTCTGGCTGACTTCCTGTTGAATTAATTCTTCGGTGCGGACAGGGTCATCTTTCACTATCGAAGTCACGTAGCCTGCCACAGCGCCACCGGCAAACAGAATGCCGAGTATACCGAGTATAAACATCCACTTCACGACTGAACCGAACCTGCGGAGCCAGGATCTGCGCGGTGGACGCTGTTTTGCGGTCTTCTTCTTATTCTCCTCAACCATCGACGATTATCCTCCTTTTAACGGAACTATTATAGCACAATTTGGCGATTTTGAATGCGCTTCTGCCGCAGGGGATTTACTCTGACGCTGCTTTTGCCAAAGATGCTGAGGGCGGAATAGTCCTAAGTGTTGTTTCCGGGAGCAAACTATAGGAGTATCGCTATGCCGAGAGGGGGATAGAACAAAAAAAGCTCCCGGATAAAGTATCCGGGAGCTTTGATCAGATTCTGCTTGCAGCGGAATCTTAACGGTTGTAGAATTCGACGATTTGTTTCTCATCGATATCTTGGGACAGCTCGGCACGTTCTGGCAAACGAATGTATTTGCCTTCGAATGAACCATCAGCATATTCCAAGTAACCTGGAAGGTGGGAACGGTTGTCAAGAGCTTCTTTGATAGAACCCATAGCGCGGCTTCTTTCGCGAAGTCCGATAACGTCGCCCACGCTTACGCGGTAAGAAGCGATGTCGACTTTTTTGCCGTTAACGGTTACGTGTCCATGGGATACCAGCTGACGTGCGCCTGCACGGGAGTTAGCAAATCCAAGACGGTAAACCAGGTTGTCCAAGCGGCTTTCGAGCAGGAACATGAAGTTTTCGCCCGCGATACCCTGGAGCTTTTGTGCTTTGGTGAAAAGAGTTTTAAACTGCTTTTCGCCCAAGCCGTACATGTGACGCAGTTTTTGTTTTTCCAAAAGCTGCATTCCGTAGTTACTTACTTTTCTGCGTTGGTTAGCGCCGTGCTGTCCTGGTGGGAAAGGGCGTTTCAGGTCTTTGCCTGTACCGCTTAGGGAAATGCCCAGACGGCGGCTGAGTTTGAATTTAGGTCCGGTGTAACGTGCCATTATAGTAGACTCCTTTTAATTTGAAAATGTATTGTAGGGCCTATTTGCGCCGCAAATCGTATCCGTGAAAGCGTTAGATGGTTTCACACTGCCGAGGGAAGTTCAGCCGCTGCCCTGGCAGTAACGAAATGCGTAGAGGGTGACACAACGTTACGCCCAATTAAGACTTGTTACAGTCTTGTTCAACAATAAATATTATATGAAAATGACAGTCAAAGTCAAGCGCAACTTAAAAGAGTTTTTGTCTATCTTTGTCGTTAGTTCTTTGGTCCTAAAAAAAATCCCGGTTTTGAGGAAAATATAATGCAATACCTAAGAAAAGGGAGTAAAATATAGCTAATTAGATGTTTTCGGGAAAATTTGATATCAAATAGCAAAGGGGATCCTCTTTATGTCGGAGCAGGAAGCATACGACCGCAAGGGTAGTCGTATGCTGTTACAGGACATCAAGCAATCAGGCGGAGATTATGAAGATCCCACTGCTTGGCTGCGGGAGACGGACATAGTGTCCCATGATTTTCCTTATGCAGCCAATTTGATTGCCGAGAGTTTCAATGAATGGCTTGGACAGGCCGTACCGTCCTTCGCCAAGTCTTGGAACTGGTGTGTACTGAACTATGAAGCAGAATGGATTGATCCCATATTCGAATTCCGGCAGGGGCGTTGGAAGTCTGAATGGGAAGAGGCGGCGGAAGCCTGTCTGCGCTCTGGCGGGATGCATGCCATAGAGGTTCAAGAGGCTGGACAGGCGCGAACATTATTAGCTATGCCGATTTTCACACGCGGGCACGGGGAAATATTCGCGATCCTCGGCTGTGAGATGCCGTCAGAGCAGTATGCAGAAGGGGGAAGACATACGGCAGAAGCGATGTCGATGCACTACCAGACCTGCTTTTATCATAAATTTGAGCATGTATTTGTTTCAGATCTTGCAGGTGTGCACCTGCATGCTGAGCGGGAGAGCAGCCGCCGTTCACTGCTCTTTCAGATTGTCCAGCGGATGCATGACAACATTGATGTGGATGCCGTGCTTACCGAGGTGATTGACAGTATTGCGGCGATGTATCCCGGGGCTCGGCTGGACCTGTACATGTCGCAGGACCACCGCAGTGCGCATCCCCAGGTTAAACCGTTGCCGCTACGCTGGGCCATTAATGACGTATGTGCCAGAGCCTTCAAGGATGGCCGGGTTGCGCTTCATACCGGACGTGAGGACAGCTGTACGGTCGAGGTAGGTCTTCCGCTCGGAGGTAAGCAGGGGGTCTATGGTGTCTTTCATATGGTCCTGGACAAGTCCTCCTTCCGTGAAGTGGATCTGCGCTTTCTGACCATGGTTGCGGATACGGCCGGCACGGCATTCGAGAATGCCAAGCTGTATGAACGCTCCAACCAGCTTATCCGGGAGCTGCGCATGAGTAATGAACTTACGCAGCGTCTCAATCAGAGCCTGCGTCTTGGGGATATTTTTCAATTTGCCTTTGAGGAGCTTCTGGGGATGTTCGAAGCCGATTATTGCTGCATCCTCCATATGAATGAAGAAAGAGGCGGACTCGAAGTCATTGCCTGCAATCATATCCCGCTATTGGGGGAATTGGTGGAGGCCGGGCATGGACTGGGCGGAAAGGTCTATACTTCAGGCGAGCCGCTGCTTCTATCCGACTATAAGTACGCCGCCGGATTGACGTCTAAGCTTTTGGATGCTACAGGCTCACAGTCGCTGATCGCCACTCCGCTAAGTGTAGGGGGAGAAGTTCGGGGGGCTATTATGCTCGCCCATAAGGACGCCCACTTCTTCTCCTATGACAGCTACAGGCTGCTGCAGGCTATGGCTGGGCATATCGGGCTCGCGGTTGGCAACGCGCGGCTGCATGCTGAAGTGCGGCGCCTGGCGAACCGCGACAGCCTGACCGGGCTCTTCGCCCGGCATTATCTGGATGAGGAGATCCAACAGCGGCAGTCTACGGATTTCTGCGGAACGCTGATTGTTGTTGACATCGATCAGTTCAAGGCGGTCAATGACACTTACGGCCACCAGAAGGGTGACAAGATACTGAAGCAGGTAAGTGAAATTGTGAAGTCCTCGATCCGCCAGGGGGATGTCGCCGCCAGGTGGGGTGGAGAAGAGCTGGCCGTGTACCTGCCCCAGCTTGGGGTGCAACAGGCAATATTTGTGGCCGAGCGCATCCGTAAGCGGGTGATGGGGGAGACGGAGCCGCGTGTAACCGTGTCCTGCGGTATTGCAGAGTGGAGCTGGACAGATGAGCGAGTGAGTGTAGAATCACTGTTCTACCGGGCGGACATGGCGCTGTATGAAGCCAAGAACAACGGGCGGAACCAGGTAGTGATTGATAACAAAATCGTTGAGAATACCGCTAAGAATCCTTGGGCCTAAGCCTCAAGGGTTCTTTTATTTATTGAGGCTCCCGCAAGATACTTGAGTCATCATCGAAGCCTAAGCTCCACTTTGTGGGGTTGTTTGTGGGGTTGATTTGCGTATAAGCCCTGCAATCAGGGAGACCCTAGGAAGAATGAATGTTAATCTGACCGGAGGTCTTGAATGCCATGATGAAAATATTGCTGTCCCGTCCAGGAATCCTCTCCCTTGTCCTGCTGATCTGTTTGATTCCTGTAAGCGGCTGCGGTGTCATGAATGACAGACCGGCTGCGGAGGATCTGAGTCTCGTACTGGCCGGGATGGACGGCAGTGACGGCGTTTCCTTCGAAGGGGCAGCAGCGCTGCTGGTCGGCGGCAAGGCGGTTCCGGAATCCTCACTCTATTATGGAGGAAAGGTGGCGGAGCATAACAAGGTCAGCTTATATTCCCTGCTGCCGGACGGGAGCCAGCCGGGTACCGCCTCCGAATCAGCCCCGCATCCTCTTGAGCAAGGCTCAAGGGATGTTCCGGCTTACTATACCAGACTGGTGAAGGAAGACGGTGAATGGAAGCCGCAGCAGGCAGCGCCGACTTCGCAGGAGAGTAATCCGCTGGAGGCGCTGAACCCGCTCCGGCAGCTGGAAGAGCTGGAGGGGCGGGAGAAGACGGTAACCGAGGAGGCGGGGAGTGCCAGGGGAACCCGCGTGCTGCGCATTGAACTGACACCGGAGGAAGCGCGCAGCCAGCTGTCGGCGGAGCTGGAACGGGAGATGCAGGCGATAAGGCCCGCTAGCCAGGTTGCCACTGGAACGGCTGCTGGAGAGCCCGCTAAGGAGCTGGAGGCACGCGCAGCATTATGGGAGCAGAAGCAGGCTGAACTGCAGCAGAGACTGAAGCAAGCCAGTATCAGAACGGTTTATTATCTCAAGGTAGACGCGAAGCGCAATCTGCCCGCGCGGCTGACCTGTAACCGGACGACAACCTCCCCCGGCAGTGCGGGAGTGGTTACTGAGGAAACCTACATTACACAGGTTGATTTCTATGGCTATCAATGAAAGCTCACATACCGTAAGAGCTTGCGCTCTTTAGCGGGCATGCTACAATATAACGGTATATTTATTTTTAGCATGAGGAAGGAAGAGAGAGAAACATGAATGATCCACGAATTCAGAAGCTTGCGGCGAACCTGGTAGGGTATTCCGTAAACGTACAACCCGGCGAGAATGTGCTCGTCGAAATGATCGGCAGTGAAAGAGATTTAATCAAAGCAGTAGTGGAAGAAGTGGGCAAAGCCGGAGGCCGTGCATTTGTACAGCTGACGGATCGTACCGTTCTGCGCAGCATGCTTAAATATGCTACACCTGAAGGCATTCAGACCTGGGCAGAGATAGATCTGAACCGGATGAAGCAGATGGACTGCTATATCGGCATCCGTGCCGGTGAGAATGTCAATGATCTGGCTGATGTGCCGGAAGAGAACATGAAGCTCTACAATTCACTCTATTCCCACCCGGTACATAGCGAACAACGCGTCAAGCATACCAAATGGGTAGTATTGCGTTACCCTAATGCCAGTATGGCGCAGCTTGCCAATACAACAACCGAAGCTTTTGAAGACTTTTACTTTGCGGTCTGCAATCTGGATTATGCCAAAATGGACAAAGCCCAGGATTCGCTGGCTGAGCTTATGCGCAGAACGGACAAGGTGCGGATTGCCGGTCCCGGAACGGAGCTGACCTTCTCCATCAAAGGCATCGGCGCAGAGAAATGCTCCGGCCAGAAGAACATTCCCGACGGTGAAGTCTACAGCGCACCGGTGCGTGACTCTGTGAACGGGACAATCAGCTACAATGCGGCGACGCTCTATAACGGCGTGACTTTTGAGAATGTGAAGTTTACGTTTGAGAAAGGCAAAATCATCGAAGCCTCCAGCAATGACACGGTGCGGTTGAACGAGATACTCGATTCCGATGACGGCGCGCGCCATATCGGCGAATTCGCCATTGGCTTCAACCCGTATATTCTGCATCCGATGAAGGACATTCTATTCGATGAGAAGATCGCAGGCAGCCTGCACTTTACACCGGGCCAGGCTTATGATGTAACTGACAACGGCAACCGTTCGTCCATCCACTGGGATCTCGTGCTCATTCAGCGTCCGGAGTACGGCGGCGGAGAGATTTACTTTGACGATGTGCTCATCCGGAAGGACGGAATTTTTGTGTTGCCGGAGCTTGAAGGTCTGAATCCCGAGAATCTGAAATAAAATGTAAAACAAAGCTCTGAAATGCAAGCTTGCAAGCTTGTTTTCGAGAAACACCTTGCGTGAGTAAGCGGATTCAATGTATCATGGAATTGGTTACAAATGAACTTAAGTTTATAATCAAGTTGTGGAGGGATTCTCATGTCCAGTAACAATGCGGCAATCGTGGATATTGCACAAACAGCCAGCCAGTTTAATTCATCTATCGTTCTACAAGCGGACAACAAGTACATTGATGTTAAGAGTATCCTTGGTCTGTTCACTACTCTGGTATCCAGCCAAAGCTACGAGCTTCATGTACATGGCACAGATGCCGAGGAAGCCAAGAAAGCAATGAGCGAAGTATTTGCTAAGCACAATTTGAACTTTACAGTTGTAGCGGAGTAATCCATTATTTCCGAAGACGTCCGGCCTTGCGGCAGGGCGTTTTTGCTATGTGACCCGTAATATTTGTCCGTTCTTCACGAAACGTAAACTGAATTCTTGTATTAGGTCCTGATTTCGACTAATATTAAGTATAATAAGCAGTAGAAGCTGTAACTTTTGGACATAGGGGGGATAATGCATGACTTCATCGGATTTGCAGGAACAGCTTAATATTAAAGCAATCAATCTTCTACAAGAAGATGCCAATAAAATTGAGAAGCTTATCGAAGTGCAGATGGAGAATTTGGCGACTCGTTACTGCCCTCTCTATGAGGAAGTGCTGGATACCCAGATGTATGGTTTCTCCAGAGAGGTTGATTTTGCGGTCAGAGCCGGGCTGGTGCCTGAATTCACAGGCAAGCAGGTTCTAAGCAAGCTGGAACGCAACTTGGCTGTACTGTACGAAGCACTCAATAAGAAGGCTGAGGAGCGGGAGATGTAATTCCGGTCATTCATAAAAACGCACACGGGGACCCGGGAGGCCGCTCATGTGCGTTTTTTTTGTGCAGAGTTGTTATACCAGATAGAACGATACACCGAGAATCAGATATACCGTGAGCAGCAGCAGTCCTTCGTACCAGTTGGTTGAGCCGTCCTGAATAATCGACTTGGCGATAAATACCGATACAGCAATAGCTACAATCTCGATGGTAGTGAATACAATGGACATGGTGTTGCCCATGAAGTAGCTGGCAAAGATCAGCACCGGTGCAACGAACAGCGCAATCTGCAGACTGCTTCCAACGGCAATCTCTACCGCAGCGCCGATTTTGTTCTTCATGGCCAGCATAATGGCTGCACTGTGCTCGGCGGCATTACCGATGATTGCCACCAGGAATGCACCGACGAACAGCTCGCTAAAGCCGAAGCGTTCTGTTAGGGTCTCCAGGGTGCCGACCAGCCATTCGCTGACGAAAGCGACCATAACCGTAGCAAGTACCAGATAGAGGATCGAACGGTTTCTGGACCAGACCGGAGCATGCTCATTAGGCAGCTCTTCTGCACTGTCATCCGTTACATCCGCGAGATATTTCTTGTGCGTAATCATAGAGAAGACGAGCCAGGCCATGTACGCGGCAATCAGGAGGCCGGCGACGACAAGGCTGAGTACATCTGTATCCTTCTCTGTGATAGAGTGGGTGTTGAAGAACATGGCGGGAACGAACAAGGCGATGACGGCAACAATCATCAGCGATCCGTTCAGCCCGGCGAGCGTGACATTGAAGTTCTGAACCTTGAACTTCATGCCGCCGGCAAAAATACTGAGTCCCAGCACCAGCAGCAGGTTGCCGATGATCGAGCCGGTGAGACTGGCTTTGACCATGTCGAAAAGTCCTTCTTTGACCAGGAAGAAGGCGATGATCAGTTCGGCAGCATTGCCGAATGTAGCGTTAAGGAACCCTCCCAGCCGCTGACCGGCATAGTGAGCTACGCTCTCTGTCGCCCGGCCGAGGAAACCGGCCACGAAGATAACCGAGATAGCGGACAATACGAACTGCAGGGTATGGTCCCAGTCCGCATAATGTCCGATGGCGCTGAGGAGGAAGGTGATGACCAGCAGCGCCGGCGAAATCCATTTTTTCAAGGTAAAGCACACTCCAGTCTCTGTATGTAGGTTGAATTCATAATCAATATACCCAAATTGTTCCTGACTGTAAACGGGAATTCGAGAAAGTCATTTGCTTTTTAGCCTGTTTTCGAATTACAATAATTGATAATGAGTGTAGGGGGGATATGGCATGGCAGAACAACTTCAACTTGAAATGGGAAATATACGGATATCGAATGATGTTGTCTCGAAAATTGCCGGATTGGCAGCTTTGGAGACTCCCGGAATTGCAGCCATGTCTGGCGGTTTGTCTGAGGGCTGGGCGAAACGCCTGAGCGGCAAGAATGTGCAGAAGGGCGTTACTGTTGAAGTAGGCCAGTTGGAAGCGGCAGTGGATTTGCGCATTATTGTTCTCTATGAAACGCCGATTCACGAAGTGTGCCGGATGCTGCAGCAGAATGTCCGCGAGGCTGTGGAGAGCATGACAGGGCTTCATATCGTAGAGGTAAATGTTAAGGTTGAAGGCGTGGCCTTCAAGAACGATGAGATCTCGTAAGCGCTAACTGCTTAAGGAGCATAGCGGGTACACAAAAGGCAGTCCGGGGAGTTCATTCCGGACTGCCTTTTGTTATACCCTATTCAACCGGTCAGGATGCAGCCACTTAACGGGCACGCGTGCTGGCACGGCTATTCGCACGCACCTGTCTGACGGTAGTGACAGACTTGACGACTTCCTCTTTGGAGGGACGGTTGGTTTCCCTGGAGATGCTGAGCATAATCCCCATACAGAGCATGGTGACCAGCAGGGAAGAGCCGCCGTAGCTGATGAAGGGTAACGTAACTCCCGTAAGCGGAATAGTGTTGGTCACACCGCCTATATTGATAAAGGCCTGAATCGCAATCAGCCCCATCACACCTATGCCGACCAGTGTGCCGAAGGGGTCTGTACACCGCAGTGCGATCAGAATGCCTCTCCAGATGAAATACAGATAGAGCAATAGGAAGATAGAGGTTCCTACAAATCCGAGCTCTTCACCGATAATGGCAAAAATAAAATCC
This window contains:
- a CDS encoding Asp23/Gls24 family envelope stress response protein, giving the protein MAEQLQLEMGNIRISNDVVSKIAGLAALETPGIAAMSGGLSEGWAKRLSGKNVQKGVTVEVGQLEAAVDLRIIVLYETPIHEVCRMLQQNVREAVESMTGLHIVEVNVKVEGVAFKNDEIS
- a CDS encoding aminopeptidase, producing the protein MNDPRIQKLAANLVGYSVNVQPGENVLVEMIGSERDLIKAVVEEVGKAGGRAFVQLTDRTVLRSMLKYATPEGIQTWAEIDLNRMKQMDCYIGIRAGENVNDLADVPEENMKLYNSLYSHPVHSEQRVKHTKWVVLRYPNASMAQLANTTTEAFEDFYFAVCNLDYAKMDKAQDSLAELMRRTDKVRIAGPGTELTFSIKGIGAEKCSGQKNIPDGEVYSAPVRDSVNGTISYNAATLYNGVTFENVKFTFEKGKIIEASSNDTVRLNEILDSDDGARHIGEFAIGFNPYILHPMKDILFDEKIAGSLHFTPGQAYDVTDNGNRSSIHWDLVLIQRPEYGGGEIYFDDVLIRKDGIFVLPELEGLNPENLK
- a CDS encoding HPr family phosphocarrier protein, with the protein product MSSNNAAIVDIAQTASQFNSSIVLQADNKYIDVKSILGLFTTLVSSQSYELHVHGTDAEEAKKAMSEVFAKHNLNFTVVAE
- the cax gene encoding calcium/proton exchanger, which translates into the protein MKKWISPALLVITFLLSAIGHYADWDHTLQFVLSAISVIFVAGFLGRATESVAHYAGQRLGGFLNATFGNAAELIIAFFLVKEGLFDMVKASLTGSIIGNLLLVLGLSIFAGGMKFKVQNFNVTLAGLNGSLMIVAVIALFVPAMFFNTHSITEKDTDVLSLVVAGLLIAAYMAWLVFSMITHKKYLADVTDDSAEELPNEHAPVWSRNRSILYLVLATVMVAFVSEWLVGTLETLTERFGFSELFVGAFLVAIIGNAAEHSAAIMLAMKNKIGAAVEIAVGSSLQIALFVAPVLIFASYFMGNTMSIVFTTIEIVAIAVSVFIAKSIIQDGSTNWYEGLLLLTVYLILGVSFYLV
- a CDS encoding YlaN family protein; its protein translation is MTSSDLQEQLNIKAINLLQEDANKIEKLIEVQMENLATRYCPLYEEVLDTQMYGFSREVDFAVRAGLVPEFTGKQVLSKLERNLAVLYEALNKKAEEREM
- the rpsD gene encoding 30S ribosomal protein S4, which codes for MARYTGPKFKLSRRLGISLSGTGKDLKRPFPPGQHGANQRRKVSNYGMQLLEKQKLRHMYGLGEKQFKTLFTKAQKLQGIAGENFMFLLESRLDNLVYRLGFANSRAGARQLVSHGHVTVNGKKVDIASYRVSVGDVIGLRERSRAMGSIKEALDNRSHLPGYLEYADGSFEGKYIRLPERAELSQDIDEKQIVEFYNR
- a CDS encoding sensor domain-containing diguanylate cyclase; its protein translation is MSEQEAYDRKGSRMLLQDIKQSGGDYEDPTAWLRETDIVSHDFPYAANLIAESFNEWLGQAVPSFAKSWNWCVLNYEAEWIDPIFEFRQGRWKSEWEEAAEACLRSGGMHAIEVQEAGQARTLLAMPIFTRGHGEIFAILGCEMPSEQYAEGGRHTAEAMSMHYQTCFYHKFEHVFVSDLAGVHLHAERESSRRSLLFQIVQRMHDNIDVDAVLTEVIDSIAAMYPGARLDLYMSQDHRSAHPQVKPLPLRWAINDVCARAFKDGRVALHTGREDSCTVEVGLPLGGKQGVYGVFHMVLDKSSFREVDLRFLTMVADTAGTAFENAKLYERSNQLIRELRMSNELTQRLNQSLRLGDIFQFAFEELLGMFEADYCCILHMNEERGGLEVIACNHIPLLGELVEAGHGLGGKVYTSGEPLLLSDYKYAAGLTSKLLDATGSQSLIATPLSVGGEVRGAIMLAHKDAHFFSYDSYRLLQAMAGHIGLAVGNARLHAEVRRLANRDSLTGLFARHYLDEEIQQRQSTDFCGTLIVVDIDQFKAVNDTYGHQKGDKILKQVSEIVKSSIRQGDVAARWGGEELAVYLPQLGVQQAIFVAERIRKRVMGETEPRVTVSCGIAEWSWTDERVSVESLFYRADMALYEAKNNGRNQVVIDNKIVENTAKNPWA
- a CDS encoding transglycosylase domain-containing protein, with product MVEENKKKTAKQRPPRRSWLRRFGSVVKWMFILGILGILFAGGAVAGYVTSIVKDDPVRTEELIQQEVSQNAITGFAYFSDGQPIGQLRTEEDRRLIEFNDIPQLVIDAVLAIEDNNFYNHKGVDFNGTLRAVKQRLLNESVQTGGSTLTQQLARRVFLNLDRTEDRKVKEILLSLRLERFLSKQEILTAYLNKVPFGNGSNGYNVFGIKAAAKGIFGLDDLEKLNVAQAAYLAGLPQLPSKYSAFSGVGEFNETAFGRAMERQRLVLRRMLEENKITTSQYDEALLFDVKGSLAPHTKKAYATFPYLMMETERKAAEIMLTLNEDNASAGSDSAAATPTDNTQLLEEARQQLMTGGYRVYTTIDKKVYSAMHSISEDSDNFTKDSKARGKEQTAGIMINNKTGAILGMIEGRDFNIEQMNYATQMIRQPGSTMKPIAAYLPALDAGLIQPAGILDDAPIIMKDGGKGFHIPKNANNRYQGLVTARYALNKSLNLPALKLFNDKVGIEKAWAFSKKLGITTIQDDDYNAQTGVIGGLRYGVSVEELTNAYSSIGNQGAFNDAYMIEKIVDAQGKIIYQHKVNPEQVFSEQTAYLMTDMLRTVITDGTASTVKTKYEHFKKVPIVGKTGSTQNYGDVWFMGYTPDVTLGMWVGYKEQINTLQGDTQKRQAQTLWTKVMNTVIDKRPELFVTKEFPKPEGIVKATVSAYSGKKPSELTDKFTTDLFNTKFVPTESDDGISKAKYITYNGVNYLPLEGTPEDFLKEKIVVKREKPIQNLVKELLAAFPAMKEHESLSYYMPEDAKTDFPTEVDPRVDDGSAPSAPGEVMVSYSTGKAVVTFTPSGSSDVVGYRLYRSLNGGSFQKQAVLSAGESTVFKPGTPASANATFYVAAVDVAGHETASGSVAGTQPTPEPTLPPEEVPGSGGTEPTPDPGIIPESSEDPGIIIVQPPGGNEATPSGSSNESGGNTGATTP